A genomic window from Tenebrio molitor chromosome X, icTenMoli1.1, whole genome shotgun sequence includes:
- the LOC138139613 gene encoding uncharacterized protein isoform X2 — translation MASNKKIVLNDISLLDHHIQCIIRSGLLLDDDLAYVRVCYDSRFYYCNDKRFPFYQKWAGAISLTSSLLIIQKKCPISYIPLCAAPVIIVGVKHLVESLCRRKRRNNMEMLIQSISDNTKLNRMIYKYIQYRKDASEITATQINPYTKRIEDFIHNIFLQEIYVFENFKMCMSLLDAYVPDLKDRYIYLEDEFFEHLRVFDVKNINDCVIYMQKLENIYMLITSHCLTCLAVTLCPDKWIEYNYNVDEILDIIVIKMKDISRDCYIKTKKMFDDVKYYKLSRTELKTECKLPLARPDTDSKLNVSVAKTIMHTSEILKNCQVILTKLQKGDMQPAEKEQLIDCIGVLCREVYNFHESLDGLHELYEIKTHRSKPVVQVEQELRNDTSLVLESACDKKVVNPNANEPNIKDAEYETYVAASEVPPTATSSTTHYEEEQEKRRLASLLSQELKQKLKTGSRDVPPTATSSTTHYGEEQEGRRLAFLLSQELKHKLKTGSRDVPPTTTSSTTHYEEEQERRRLAFLLSQELKHKLKTGSRFVAERKNQGITDEKPETDIDKATIGEEPQTSETESGFINNEPGISEVKNEPGISEVKNEPGTSGIKKPKILASPPPPLPPVNLGPHGDGVQLPPGNAILDALLKDALKNRYTVEGGFKFAGEAEEQASDK, via the exons ctGCTTGATCACCATATTCAATGTATCATAAGATCTGGACTGCTCTTGGATGACGACTTAGCATATGTTCGAGTATGTTATGATAGCAGATTCTATTATTGCAACGACAAGCGGTTCCCGTTCTACCAGAAGTGGGCTGGGGCAATTTCTTTAACCAGTTCGTTATTAATTATACAGAAAAAATGTCCAATATCGTATATTCCACTTTGTGCTGCACCAGTAATCATAGTTGGTGTAAAGCATTTAGTAGAATCATTATGCCGTAGGAAGCGTAGAAACAACATGGAGATGCTGATCCAGTCGATTTCTGACAATACAAAGCTGAATCGCATGATATATAAATATATCCAGTATAGAAAAGATGCAAG TGAAATAACTGCCacccaaatcaacccttatacgAAAAGAATTGAGGACTTCATTCATAATATCTTCTTACAAGAGATTTATGTTTTCGAAAACTTTAAAATGTGTATGAGTCTATTAGATGCTTACGTTCCTGATTTGAAAGATCGTTATATTTACCTCGAAGATGAGTTTTTTGAACACTTGAGAGTTTTTGAtgtgaaaaatataaatgattgtGTTATTTATATGCAA AAACTCGAAAACATTTATATGTTAATTACATCACATTGTTTGACATGTTTGGCTGTTACTCTATGTCCTGATAAATGGATTGAATATAACTATAACGTTGATGAAATATTAGACATAATTGTCATTAAGATGAAGGACATATCTAGAGATTGTTATatcaaaacaaagaaaatgtttGATGATGTAAAGTATTATAAGCTCAGTAGAACTGAACTTAAAACGGAATGTAAACTGCCTCTGGCTAGGCCTGATACTGATTCaaagttaaatgtcagtgttgCCAAAACAATAATGCACACATCAGAAATCTTGAAAAACTGCCAAGTTATTTTAACAAAGTTACAAAAG GGCGATATGCAACCGGCTGAAAAAGAACAGTTGATTGATTGCATTGGTGTACTTTGTCGTGAAGTGTACAATTTTCATGAATCCTTGGATGGTTTGCATGAATTGTACGAAATTAAAACGCACCGTTCGAAGCCAGTGGTTCAGGTAGAACAAGAATTAAGAAACGATACTTCACTGGTGTTAGAATCGGCGTGTGATAAAAAAGTAGTAAATCCTAATGCAAACGAACCCAACATCAAAGATGCAGAGTATGAAACATACGTTGCAG CAAGTGAGGTACCTCCCACCGCTACTAGCTCTACTACTCATTATGAAGAAGAGCAAGAAAAGCGCCGATTAGCTTCTTTGTTGAGTCAGGAATTGAAACAAAAGTTAAAAACTGGTAGTCGTGACGTCCCTCCCACCGCCACTAGCTCTACTACTCATTATGGAGAAGAGCAAGAAGGGCGCCGATTAGCTTTTTTGTTGAGTCAGGAATTGAAACATAAGTTAAAAACTGGTAGTCGTGACGTCCCTCCCACCACCACTAGCTCTACTACTCATTATGAAGAAGAGCAAGAAAGGCGCCGATTAGCTTTTTTGTTGAGTCAGGAATTGAAACATAAGTTAAAAACTGGTAGTCGATTTGTTGCTGAAAGAAAGAACCAAGGAATT ACTGATGAAAAACCTGAGACTGACATTGACAAAGCAACT attggtgaagaacctcaaacttcAGAGACTGAGAGCGGATTT ATCAATAATGAACCTGGAATTTCAGAAGTTAAGAATGAACCTGGAATTTCAGAAGTTAAGAATGAACCTGGAACTTCAGGAATTAAG aAGCCCAAGATTTTAGCGTCACCACCACCTCCGTTGCCCCCAGTTAATTTGGGCCCGCATGGAGATGGTGTCCAGTTACCTCCA GGTAATGCCATTTTGGATGCTCTTCTCAAAGATGCTTTGAAAAATCGTTACACCGTGGAAGGAGGATTTAAATTTGCTGGCGAGGCTGAGGAGCAAGCCAGTGATAAATAA
- the LOC138139613 gene encoding uncharacterized protein isoform X1 — protein sequence MASNRKIVLHDISLLDHHIQCIIRSGLLLDDDLAYVRVCYDSRFYYCNDKRFPFYQKWAGAISLTSSLLIIQKKCPISYIPLCAAPVIIVGVKHLVESLCRRKRRNNMEMLIQSISDNTKLNRMIYKYIQYRKDASEITATQINPYTKRIEDFIHNIFLQEIYVFENFKMCMSLLDAYVPDLKDRYIYLEDEFFEHLRVFDVKNINDCVIYMQKLENIYMLITSHCLTCLAVTLCPDKWIEYNYNVDEILDIIVIKMKDISRDCYIKTKKMFDDVKYYKLSRTELKTECKLPLARPDTDSKLNVSVAKTIMHTSEILKNCQVILTKLQKGDMQPAEKEQLIDCIGVLCREVYNFHESLDGLHELYEIKTHRSKPVVQVEQELRNDTSLVLESACDKKVVNPNANEPNIKDAEYETYVAASEVPPTATSSTTHYEEEQEKRRLASLLSQELKQKLKTGSRDVPPTATSSTTHYGEEQEGRRLAFLLSQELKHKLKTGSRDVPPTTTSSTTHYEEEQERRRLAFLLSQELKHKLKTGSRFVAERKNQGITDEKPETDIDKATIGEEPQTSETESGFINNEPGISEVKNEPGISEVKNEPGTSGIKKPKILASPPPPLPPVNLGPHGDGVQLPPGNAILDALLKDALKNRYTVEGGFKFAGEAEEQASDK from the exons ATGGCTTCCAacagaaaaatagttttaCATGATATTTCG ctGCTTGATCACCATATTCAATGTATCATAAGATCTGGACTGCTCTTGGATGACGACTTAGCATATGTTCGAGTATGTTATGATAGCAGATTCTATTATTGCAACGACAAGCGGTTCCCGTTCTACCAGAAGTGGGCTGGGGCAATTTCTTTAACCAGTTCGTTATTAATTATACAGAAAAAATGTCCAATATCGTATATTCCACTTTGTGCTGCACCAGTAATCATAGTTGGTGTAAAGCATTTAGTAGAATCATTATGCCGTAGGAAGCGTAGAAACAACATGGAGATGCTGATCCAGTCGATTTCTGACAATACAAAGCTGAATCGCATGATATATAAATATATCCAGTATAGAAAAGATGCAAG TGAAATAACTGCCacccaaatcaacccttatacgAAAAGAATTGAGGACTTCATTCATAATATCTTCTTACAAGAGATTTATGTTTTCGAAAACTTTAAAATGTGTATGAGTCTATTAGATGCTTACGTTCCTGATTTGAAAGATCGTTATATTTACCTCGAAGATGAGTTTTTTGAACACTTGAGAGTTTTTGAtgtgaaaaatataaatgattgtGTTATTTATATGCAA AAACTCGAAAACATTTATATGTTAATTACATCACATTGTTTGACATGTTTGGCTGTTACTCTATGTCCTGATAAATGGATTGAATATAACTATAACGTTGATGAAATATTAGACATAATTGTCATTAAGATGAAGGACATATCTAGAGATTGTTATatcaaaacaaagaaaatgtttGATGATGTAAAGTATTATAAGCTCAGTAGAACTGAACTTAAAACGGAATGTAAACTGCCTCTGGCTAGGCCTGATACTGATTCaaagttaaatgtcagtgttgCCAAAACAATAATGCACACATCAGAAATCTTGAAAAACTGCCAAGTTATTTTAACAAAGTTACAAAAG GGCGATATGCAACCGGCTGAAAAAGAACAGTTGATTGATTGCATTGGTGTACTTTGTCGTGAAGTGTACAATTTTCATGAATCCTTGGATGGTTTGCATGAATTGTACGAAATTAAAACGCACCGTTCGAAGCCAGTGGTTCAGGTAGAACAAGAATTAAGAAACGATACTTCACTGGTGTTAGAATCGGCGTGTGATAAAAAAGTAGTAAATCCTAATGCAAACGAACCCAACATCAAAGATGCAGAGTATGAAACATACGTTGCAG CAAGTGAGGTACCTCCCACCGCTACTAGCTCTACTACTCATTATGAAGAAGAGCAAGAAAAGCGCCGATTAGCTTCTTTGTTGAGTCAGGAATTGAAACAAAAGTTAAAAACTGGTAGTCGTGACGTCCCTCCCACCGCCACTAGCTCTACTACTCATTATGGAGAAGAGCAAGAAGGGCGCCGATTAGCTTTTTTGTTGAGTCAGGAATTGAAACATAAGTTAAAAACTGGTAGTCGTGACGTCCCTCCCACCACCACTAGCTCTACTACTCATTATGAAGAAGAGCAAGAAAGGCGCCGATTAGCTTTTTTGTTGAGTCAGGAATTGAAACATAAGTTAAAAACTGGTAGTCGATTTGTTGCTGAAAGAAAGAACCAAGGAATT ACTGATGAAAAACCTGAGACTGACATTGACAAAGCAACT attggtgaagaacctcaaacttcAGAGACTGAGAGCGGATTT ATCAATAATGAACCTGGAATTTCAGAAGTTAAGAATGAACCTGGAATTTCAGAAGTTAAGAATGAACCTGGAACTTCAGGAATTAAG aAGCCCAAGATTTTAGCGTCACCACCACCTCCGTTGCCCCCAGTTAATTTGGGCCCGCATGGAGATGGTGTCCAGTTACCTCCA GGTAATGCCATTTTGGATGCTCTTCTCAAAGATGCTTTGAAAAATCGTTACACCGTGGAAGGAGGATTTAAATTTGCTGGCGAGGCTGAGGAGCAAGCCAGTGATAAATAA
- the LOC138139613 gene encoding uncharacterized protein isoform X6, which yields MFEKRRNNMEMLIQSISDNTKLNRMIYKYIQYRKDASEITATQINPYTKRIEDFIHNIFLQEIYVFENFKMCMSLLDAYVPDLKDRYIYLEDEFFEHLRVFDVKNINDCVIYMQKLENIYMLITSHCLTCLAVTLCPDKWIEYNYNVDEILDIIVIKMKDISRDCYIKTKKMFDDVKYYKLSRTELKTECKLPLARPDTDSKLNVSVAKTIMHTSEILKNCQVILTKLQKGDMQPAEKEQLIDCIGVLCREVYNFHESLDGLHELYEIKTHRSKPVVQVEQELRNDTSLVLESACDKKVVNPNANEPNIKDAEYETYVAASEVPPTATSSTTHYEEEQEKRRLASLLSQELKQKLKTGSRDVPPTATSSTTHYGEEQEGRRLAFLLSQELKHKLKTGSRDVPPTTTSSTTHYEEEQERRRLAFLLSQELKHKLKTGSRFVAERKNQGITDEKPETDIDKATIGEEPQTSETESGFINNEPGISEVKNEPGISEVKNEPGTSGIKKPKILASPPPPLPPVNLGPHGDGVQLPPGNAILDALLKDALKNRYTVEGGFKFAGEAEEQASDK from the exons ATGTTCGA GAAGCGTAGAAACAACATGGAGATGCTGATCCAGTCGATTTCTGACAATACAAAGCTGAATCGCATGATATATAAATATATCCAGTATAGAAAAGATGCAAG TGAAATAACTGCCacccaaatcaacccttatacgAAAAGAATTGAGGACTTCATTCATAATATCTTCTTACAAGAGATTTATGTTTTCGAAAACTTTAAAATGTGTATGAGTCTATTAGATGCTTACGTTCCTGATTTGAAAGATCGTTATATTTACCTCGAAGATGAGTTTTTTGAACACTTGAGAGTTTTTGAtgtgaaaaatataaatgattgtGTTATTTATATGCAA AAACTCGAAAACATTTATATGTTAATTACATCACATTGTTTGACATGTTTGGCTGTTACTCTATGTCCTGATAAATGGATTGAATATAACTATAACGTTGATGAAATATTAGACATAATTGTCATTAAGATGAAGGACATATCTAGAGATTGTTATatcaaaacaaagaaaatgtttGATGATGTAAAGTATTATAAGCTCAGTAGAACTGAACTTAAAACGGAATGTAAACTGCCTCTGGCTAGGCCTGATACTGATTCaaagttaaatgtcagtgttgCCAAAACAATAATGCACACATCAGAAATCTTGAAAAACTGCCAAGTTATTTTAACAAAGTTACAAAAG GGCGATATGCAACCGGCTGAAAAAGAACAGTTGATTGATTGCATTGGTGTACTTTGTCGTGAAGTGTACAATTTTCATGAATCCTTGGATGGTTTGCATGAATTGTACGAAATTAAAACGCACCGTTCGAAGCCAGTGGTTCAGGTAGAACAAGAATTAAGAAACGATACTTCACTGGTGTTAGAATCGGCGTGTGATAAAAAAGTAGTAAATCCTAATGCAAACGAACCCAACATCAAAGATGCAGAGTATGAAACATACGTTGCAG CAAGTGAGGTACCTCCCACCGCTACTAGCTCTACTACTCATTATGAAGAAGAGCAAGAAAAGCGCCGATTAGCTTCTTTGTTGAGTCAGGAATTGAAACAAAAGTTAAAAACTGGTAGTCGTGACGTCCCTCCCACCGCCACTAGCTCTACTACTCATTATGGAGAAGAGCAAGAAGGGCGCCGATTAGCTTTTTTGTTGAGTCAGGAATTGAAACATAAGTTAAAAACTGGTAGTCGTGACGTCCCTCCCACCACCACTAGCTCTACTACTCATTATGAAGAAGAGCAAGAAAGGCGCCGATTAGCTTTTTTGTTGAGTCAGGAATTGAAACATAAGTTAAAAACTGGTAGTCGATTTGTTGCTGAAAGAAAGAACCAAGGAATT ACTGATGAAAAACCTGAGACTGACATTGACAAAGCAACT attggtgaagaacctcaaacttcAGAGACTGAGAGCGGATTT ATCAATAATGAACCTGGAATTTCAGAAGTTAAGAATGAACCTGGAATTTCAGAAGTTAAGAATGAACCTGGAACTTCAGGAATTAAG aAGCCCAAGATTTTAGCGTCACCACCACCTCCGTTGCCCCCAGTTAATTTGGGCCCGCATGGAGATGGTGTCCAGTTACCTCCA GGTAATGCCATTTTGGATGCTCTTCTCAAAGATGCTTTGAAAAATCGTTACACCGTGGAAGGAGGATTTAAATTTGCTGGCGAGGCTGAGGAGCAAGCCAGTGATAAATAA
- the LOC138139613 gene encoding uncharacterized protein isoform X7, which yields MQPAEKEQLIDCIGVLCREVYNFHESLDGLHELYEIKTHRSKPVVQVEQELRNDTSLVLESACDKKVVNPNANEPNIKDAEYETYVAASEVPPTATSSTTHYEEEQEKRRLASLLSQELKQKLKTGSRDVPPTATSSTTHYGEEQEGRRLAFLLSQELKHKLKTGSRDVPPTTTSSTTHYEEEQERRRLAFLLSQELKHKLKTGSRFVAERKNQGITDEKPETDIDKATIGEEPQTSETESGFINNEPGISEVKNEPGISEVKNEPGTSGIKKPKILASPPPPLPPVNLGPHGDGVQLPPGNAILDALLKDALKNRYTVEGGFKFAGEAEEQASDK from the exons ATGCAACCGGCTGAAAAAGAACAGTTGATTGATTGCATTGGTGTACTTTGTCGTGAAGTGTACAATTTTCATGAATCCTTGGATGGTTTGCATGAATTGTACGAAATTAAAACGCACCGTTCGAAGCCAGTGGTTCAGGTAGAACAAGAATTAAGAAACGATACTTCACTGGTGTTAGAATCGGCGTGTGATAAAAAAGTAGTAAATCCTAATGCAAACGAACCCAACATCAAAGATGCAGAGTATGAAACATACGTTGCAG CAAGTGAGGTACCTCCCACCGCTACTAGCTCTACTACTCATTATGAAGAAGAGCAAGAAAAGCGCCGATTAGCTTCTTTGTTGAGTCAGGAATTGAAACAAAAGTTAAAAACTGGTAGTCGTGACGTCCCTCCCACCGCCACTAGCTCTACTACTCATTATGGAGAAGAGCAAGAAGGGCGCCGATTAGCTTTTTTGTTGAGTCAGGAATTGAAACATAAGTTAAAAACTGGTAGTCGTGACGTCCCTCCCACCACCACTAGCTCTACTACTCATTATGAAGAAGAGCAAGAAAGGCGCCGATTAGCTTTTTTGTTGAGTCAGGAATTGAAACATAAGTTAAAAACTGGTAGTCGATTTGTTGCTGAAAGAAAGAACCAAGGAATT ACTGATGAAAAACCTGAGACTGACATTGACAAAGCAACT attggtgaagaacctcaaacttcAGAGACTGAGAGCGGATTT ATCAATAATGAACCTGGAATTTCAGAAGTTAAGAATGAACCTGGAATTTCAGAAGTTAAGAATGAACCTGGAACTTCAGGAATTAAG aAGCCCAAGATTTTAGCGTCACCACCACCTCCGTTGCCCCCAGTTAATTTGGGCCCGCATGGAGATGGTGTCCAGTTACCTCCA GGTAATGCCATTTTGGATGCTCTTCTCAAAGATGCTTTGAAAAATCGTTACACCGTGGAAGGAGGATTTAAATTTGCTGGCGAGGCTGAGGAGCAAGCCAGTGATAAATAA
- the LOC138139613 gene encoding uncharacterized protein isoform X3 → MLVFSACIQFKRKRRNNMEMLIQSISDNTKLNRMIYKYIQYRKDASEITATQINPYTKRIEDFIHNIFLQEIYVFENFKMCMSLLDAYVPDLKDRYIYLEDEFFEHLRVFDVKNINDCVIYMQKLENIYMLITSHCLTCLAVTLCPDKWIEYNYNVDEILDIIVIKMKDISRDCYIKTKKMFDDVKYYKLSRTELKTECKLPLARPDTDSKLNVSVAKTIMHTSEILKNCQVILTKLQKGDMQPAEKEQLIDCIGVLCREVYNFHESLDGLHELYEIKTHRSKPVVQVEQELRNDTSLVLESACDKKVVNPNANEPNIKDAEYETYVAASEVPPTATSSTTHYEEEQEKRRLASLLSQELKQKLKTGSRDVPPTATSSTTHYGEEQEGRRLAFLLSQELKHKLKTGSRDVPPTTTSSTTHYEEEQERRRLAFLLSQELKHKLKTGSRFVAERKNQGITDEKPETDIDKATIGEEPQTSETESGFINNEPGISEVKNEPGISEVKNEPGTSGIKKPKILASPPPPLPPVNLGPHGDGVQLPPGNAILDALLKDALKNRYTVEGGFKFAGEAEEQASDK, encoded by the exons ATGCTGGTTTTTTCGGCATGTATTCAATTTAAAAG GAAGCGTAGAAACAACATGGAGATGCTGATCCAGTCGATTTCTGACAATACAAAGCTGAATCGCATGATATATAAATATATCCAGTATAGAAAAGATGCAAG TGAAATAACTGCCacccaaatcaacccttatacgAAAAGAATTGAGGACTTCATTCATAATATCTTCTTACAAGAGATTTATGTTTTCGAAAACTTTAAAATGTGTATGAGTCTATTAGATGCTTACGTTCCTGATTTGAAAGATCGTTATATTTACCTCGAAGATGAGTTTTTTGAACACTTGAGAGTTTTTGAtgtgaaaaatataaatgattgtGTTATTTATATGCAA AAACTCGAAAACATTTATATGTTAATTACATCACATTGTTTGACATGTTTGGCTGTTACTCTATGTCCTGATAAATGGATTGAATATAACTATAACGTTGATGAAATATTAGACATAATTGTCATTAAGATGAAGGACATATCTAGAGATTGTTATatcaaaacaaagaaaatgtttGATGATGTAAAGTATTATAAGCTCAGTAGAACTGAACTTAAAACGGAATGTAAACTGCCTCTGGCTAGGCCTGATACTGATTCaaagttaaatgtcagtgttgCCAAAACAATAATGCACACATCAGAAATCTTGAAAAACTGCCAAGTTATTTTAACAAAGTTACAAAAG GGCGATATGCAACCGGCTGAAAAAGAACAGTTGATTGATTGCATTGGTGTACTTTGTCGTGAAGTGTACAATTTTCATGAATCCTTGGATGGTTTGCATGAATTGTACGAAATTAAAACGCACCGTTCGAAGCCAGTGGTTCAGGTAGAACAAGAATTAAGAAACGATACTTCACTGGTGTTAGAATCGGCGTGTGATAAAAAAGTAGTAAATCCTAATGCAAACGAACCCAACATCAAAGATGCAGAGTATGAAACATACGTTGCAG CAAGTGAGGTACCTCCCACCGCTACTAGCTCTACTACTCATTATGAAGAAGAGCAAGAAAAGCGCCGATTAGCTTCTTTGTTGAGTCAGGAATTGAAACAAAAGTTAAAAACTGGTAGTCGTGACGTCCCTCCCACCGCCACTAGCTCTACTACTCATTATGGAGAAGAGCAAGAAGGGCGCCGATTAGCTTTTTTGTTGAGTCAGGAATTGAAACATAAGTTAAAAACTGGTAGTCGTGACGTCCCTCCCACCACCACTAGCTCTACTACTCATTATGAAGAAGAGCAAGAAAGGCGCCGATTAGCTTTTTTGTTGAGTCAGGAATTGAAACATAAGTTAAAAACTGGTAGTCGATTTGTTGCTGAAAGAAAGAACCAAGGAATT ACTGATGAAAAACCTGAGACTGACATTGACAAAGCAACT attggtgaagaacctcaaacttcAGAGACTGAGAGCGGATTT ATCAATAATGAACCTGGAATTTCAGAAGTTAAGAATGAACCTGGAATTTCAGAAGTTAAGAATGAACCTGGAACTTCAGGAATTAAG aAGCCCAAGATTTTAGCGTCACCACCACCTCCGTTGCCCCCAGTTAATTTGGGCCCGCATGGAGATGGTGTCCAGTTACCTCCA GGTAATGCCATTTTGGATGCTCTTCTCAAAGATGCTTTGAAAAATCGTTACACCGTGGAAGGAGGATTTAAATTTGCTGGCGAGGCTGAGGAGCAAGCCAGTGATAAATAA